In Nostoc sp. GT001, a genomic segment contains:
- a CDS encoding type II toxin-antitoxin system RelE/ParE family toxin, with product MSEQQEKPLKWIASALDDLKKFPEDVQDVMGYALDLAQHGEKHPDAKPLHGFSGASVLEIVDDFDGDTYRAIYTVKFAGVVYLLHSFQKKSKHGIATPQQDIDLVKKRLKDAQKDYSTETAKKNELKNE from the coding sequence ATGAGTGAACAACAAGAAAAACCACTTAAATGGATTGCAAGCGCTCTTGATGATTTAAAGAAGTTTCCTGAAGATGTACAAGATGTAATGGGTTATGCCCTGGATTTGGCACAACATGGTGAAAAGCATCCTGATGCAAAACCTTTACATGGATTTTCAGGGGCTAGCGTTTTAGAAATTGTAGATGATTTTGATGGGGATACATACAGAGCAATTTACACTGTTAAATTTGCAGGAGTTGTTTACTTATTGCATTCATTTCAAAAGAAATCAAAACATGGTATTGCTACACCGCAACAAGACATAGATTTGGTTAAAAAGAGATTAAAAGACGCTCAGAAAGATTATTCAACAGAAACAGCTAAAAAGAACGAGCTAAAAAATGAGTAA